The window CGAAGAAGAAGATGACGCACCAGGCGATGGTCTGGGTGACCGCGGTCAGCAGGCCATGGTCGAACAGGTACGCGGTGACGGCGAGCAGCACGCCGGAGAGGAGGTAGGTCCCGGCGATCATCGGCTTGCGCCCGATCGTGTCGAACAGGCGCCCGATCGTGAGCGGGCCCAGCAGGTTCCCGGCCGCGAACCCGATCAGGTAGAGCGGCGCGTCGGCGCCGTCCACGCCGTAGAACTTGGTGAGGACCAGTACGTAGGTGAAGAAGATGGCGTTGTACAGGAAGGACTGGGTGATCATCAGGGTGGCGCCGAGCACGGACCGGCGCCAGTGCTGGACGAACAGCACCCGCAGCACGGCTGCGTACCCCACCTTGACCGGTTCGACTTCGATCGCGTCGTGCGGGTCCACCGGCGGCAGTGACCGTCCGGTCGCCGCTGCCCGCGCCTCGATCGCCGCCATGGCCCGTTCGGCCTCGGCCGCGCGGCCGTGCATCACCAGCCAGCGCGGGCTCTCCGGCAGGTTGCGCCGAACGTAGATGATCGCGACGGCGAGGACGGGGCCGAGCAGGAAGCCGAGCCGCCAGCCCCATGACGGGGGGAACACGTGCAGGAGCAGCAGGGTGCCGAGCGTGCCGAGGATCGCACCGGCCCAGTAGGTCCCGTTGACGCCGATGTCGACCCGGCCGCGGTACCGGGCGGGGATCATCTCGTCGATGGCCGAGTTGATCGCGGCGTACTCGCCGCCGATGCCCATGCCGGCGACGAGCCGCGTGGCGAACAGGAAGACGACCCAGCCCGTGCCGTGGCCGAGCGTCAGCGCGGTCAGCCCGCTGCCGACCAGGTACACCCCGAGGGTGACCACGAACAGCCTGCGCCGCCCGAGCCGGTCGGACAGCCTGCCGAACACGAGGGCGCCGACCACCTGGCCGACCAGGTAGACGGTGGCGATCATGCCGACCGCGGTGGTCGACATGCGCAGCGTGTCGGCGTCCCCCAGAACCCCGCCGACGGAGCTGGCGACGGTGATCTCCAACCCGTCGATCACCCAGGCGACACCGAGTGCCAGCACCAGGCGGGTGTGGAAGCGGGTCCACGGCAGCCGGTCCAGGCGCGCTGGGATCCGGCTGCGGACGACTCTGGACGATGCGTCGGCGACGGCGGCCTTTCGCCCGTGCGGTGCGGAGGAAGTCCTCATCGAGCACCTCGGCGAGCCGGCTTCCCGGTGAAGACGGACAAGGTTCTGTTCCGCACGTTCACGCTCCACTCCCTGGTGCGGTGATCCCGCCGTAGTTCGCGACGCCGAGCGCCACGGCGACGATCAGGCCGGTCGCGCCGACCGCGACCGCGATGCGCACTCGT of the Amycolatopsis sp. NBC_01488 genome contains:
- a CDS encoding MFS transporter, giving the protein MRTSSAPHGRKAAVADASSRVVRSRIPARLDRLPWTRFHTRLVLALGVAWVIDGLEITVASSVGGVLGDADTLRMSTTAVGMIATVYLVGQVVGALVFGRLSDRLGRRRLFVVTLGVYLVGSGLTALTLGHGTGWVVFLFATRLVAGMGIGGEYAAINSAIDEMIPARYRGRVDIGVNGTYWAGAILGTLGTLLLLHVFPPSWGWRLGFLLGPVLAVAIIYVRRNLPESPRWLVMHGRAAEAERAMAAIEARAAATGRSLPPVDPHDAIEVEPVKVGYAAVLRVLFVQHWRRSVLGATLMITQSFLYNAIFFTYVLVLTKFYGVDGADAPLYLIGFAAGNLLGPLTIGRLFDTIGRKPMIAGTYLLSGVLLAVTAYLFDHGLLTAVTQTIAWCVIFFFASAGASAAYLTVSEIFPLEVRGQAIAVFFAVAQCFGAVGPVLYGDLIGTGSDPARLFVGYLVGGGVMVIGGVAELVFGIRAERVPLESVARPLSTVPGIATPGAAGATTTFSPRHQA